The Desmonostoc muscorum LEGE 12446 genome includes a region encoding these proteins:
- a CDS encoding AAA-like domain-containing protein — protein sequence MEELLEAVERILQEKSLDSIQWFVLYQSWLGKTYDEMSEGTGYGTNYIKQIGSQLWQDLSEAAGERVTKKNLHLVLSKYSQAISWQKNQPQQQLNKKFRLSRPYPNLFSVGKMKFPSGPVPTGSALYINRPPLEELICSEVIQPGCLIRIKAPRKMGKSSLLNQMIAYAKEQDYQIIYLDFQEADQEVFTSLDKFLRWFCIYVTRQLNLVPSLDDFWDTEMGSKVSCKIYFEGYLLQYITESPVVLALNEVQRVFEHPNIAQDFLPMLRFWHEQAKQDRLWQKLRMVVVHTTEIYVPLKLNQSPFNVGITITLPPFTLKQVQDLALRYGLEWVADSEGLRRLEPLQAMVGGHPYLVSLALYHLSRQEMTLEMLLETASTPAGIYTQHLRELLSLLQKEPELMSAMQQVIANDDKVELDAIAAYKLESMGLVQLNGNQACVMCELYRLYFSQQLAKN from the coding sequence GTGGAAGAATTGCTAGAAGCTGTAGAAAGAATTCTACAAGAAAAATCTCTCGATTCCATTCAGTGGTTTGTGCTTTATCAGTCGTGGTTGGGCAAAACTTACGATGAGATGTCAGAGGGAACAGGTTATGGTACCAACTACATCAAACAAATTGGCTCTCAGTTGTGGCAGGACTTGTCCGAAGCAGCTGGAGAGAGAGTAACAAAAAAAAATCTGCATTTAGTCTTGAGCAAATACTCGCAAGCAATAAGTTGGCAAAAAAATCAACCACAACAACAGTTAAACAAAAAATTCAGATTATCAAGGCCTTATCCAAACTTATTTTCAGTCGGTAAGATGAAATTTCCTAGTGGTCCTGTGCCAACAGGCTCTGCTTTATACATCAATCGTCCTCCACTAGAAGAACTGATTTGTAGTGAAGTGATACAACCTGGTTGCTTAATCAGAATTAAAGCACCCAGAAAAATGGGAAAAAGTTCCCTGCTCAACCAGATGATTGCTTATGCTAAAGAGCAGGATTATCAAATTATCTACTTGGACTTTCAAGAAGCTGACCAAGAAGTTTTTACTTCCTTGGATAAATTTTTACGTTGGTTCTGTATCTATGTCACCAGGCAGTTAAACCTCGTTCCCTCTCTGGATGATTTTTGGGATACAGAAATGGGCAGCAAAGTCAGCTGCAAAATCTATTTTGAAGGGTATCTATTACAGTACATTACTGAAAGTCCTGTGGTGTTAGCTTTGAATGAAGTGCAGCGAGTTTTTGAACATCCGAATATTGCCCAAGACTTTTTGCCAATGCTGCGATTTTGGCACGAACAAGCAAAGCAAGACAGGTTATGGCAAAAACTACGAATGGTGGTAGTTCACACCACAGAAATTTATGTTCCCCTGAAGCTCAACCAATCGCCTTTTAATGTCGGGATTACAATTACTCTACCACCGTTTACCCTCAAGCAAGTACAGGATTTAGCATTGCGTTACGGGCTAGAGTGGGTAGCAGATTCCGAAGGATTACGACGCCTTGAACCGCTGCAAGCAATGGTGGGCGGACATCCTTATTTGGTAAGTCTTGCACTATATCATTTATCTAGGCAAGAAATGACATTAGAAATGTTATTAGAAACAGCATCCACACCAGCGGGAATTTACACTCAGCATTTACGAGAACTGCTCAGTTTACTGCAAAAAGAACCAGAATTAATGTCTGCTATGCAACAGGTAATTGCGAATGATGACAAGGTAGAATTAGATGCGATCGCAGCTTATAAACTAGAAAGCATGGGTTTAGTTCAACTCAATGGCAATCAAGCCTGTGTCATGTGTGAGTTGTATCGTCTTTATTTTAGTCAACAGTTGGCAAAAAACTAA